The genomic interval ACCTTGCCTTTCACTTAAAATTGTTGCcttatgttttaatgtttctTAATGAAATGCCTCAGAAAACCTCACAATCATTTTAAAGCACAACTTTTAAAATATGAGAATtataaattagaaattagaaatgcaggagaggagaagaaaaggcacCGGAATAATTCTGGCTTCATTTCACTTCACAAAATCCAAAAGATTCATAGACATAACCTTCTGGCTTATCCACAGCATGATGTGAAGAATTGCAGGAAGGATACCTGATGCTGTGTTAAAATTTCCAAGTCAGGACAATGCCTTCTTTTCCTGACTTCTTCAGTTTCCAATATTGCACTAAAATCCCCTACAGGGATATCTCCTGTGGCCTTCAATGTGTGATTGCCTATTTAGTGGATCTCAGGGTGTATTCACACTACCAAGTTATAAATTTTTGATTCCTTGTCTCCATTCTGTGAAATCATGAGATCTATAGTTTGATGTTATATCTTCCCCTCTACTCTagtactagaactctctggcagagaattttaagtacGTCATATACCTgtactacaaatcctaggtttcccttagatgaagccatggcaattaaaatggcttCAAGTACAATGGGACCTCAGTATCCttgagggatccgttccagacacacacacccagggACACCATaaactgtgggacctcaagtctggttgtccccaatagtggcatgtgcatgcagtcATGCtaccattaggaacaatgggacttcagaTAAGCCCCTGTTGTCCTGAggtcccgttgtccctaatggcactGTGGCCACTTGCACAtgtcaccattggggacaatgggggatTGCTGTCATTGGATCTTTAAATCTGCGggtggcaagcccatggataacgaggacccactgtactatagTTCTCTAGTGTGGAAACACCTTTTGAGAACAAGGGTATTTACCATCTTGATCATGCCACTCTTTAAGAGATGCCAACTATTTATTTTCTCAATAGAAACAATAGGGCTATTGAGAATTTCCTGATCCAACCTGTTCCACAATGTAGGCGGTATTCTTTAACCCTTTTATGTGTAGACAAGAAAGAGGAAAACTGGATACACTTTAATTGGGTTTCATGCAATTTGATTTACTGGTAGGAAAAGGTGAGAAGCATTGTGTAAGTCAGTGTGCAGTTGCCAAAAAAAACTGAGTTGTCACTGTGCTTTGCATtaagcaaaaaaacaaactgcAGCTTCCTGCCCTGTCCATCCCAGGTTTCTTATGCTATCCTGGAAGCATGAAACTCTCCATCCATTTGTGGATGTTTTGCATTCTCTTAGTCAAACTGCAGTACTGGACCTGGGAAGCATATGGCAGTCAAAGTACAAAGCAGGGCTGGAAGAGAATTGACCTCTAGGCATTGCTGGACTACAATGTCTATGAGTCTGATGTAGCATAGGTAGTGGTGGTATGGGTGTTGTTGGCACAAACACCAATTTCAGTGGTCATGGTGGATGGAAATGGTGTAAGCCACAAAAACGGCTAGAGTCACATGTGGTCCATTGACTGCTATATAGAATTGTCTTCCTACCATCTTGGCCAATATATGCTACAGCAGGATGGTTTTTATCTTCCTGCTGTAGAAATAAGCATAAACGGGCAGAGTTGCCATTACAAAAGTTTATTTTTGCACACATTTCACATAGtgtttttgtgtacatttttaaaaaaatcaaagaactGTATTGCAAAATTAGAAGTGTGAAAACACAGCTAATCATATTCCTGTGTGGGTATTAGTTGCAGGGGGGAGGGGATGTGAGTTTGGATTGTATTAGAATGCCGGTGTGAATGGCTGTGTGCCTTTCAGACACATTTCAGTAGCAAGGCTACTGTTGTTGGGCCAGCCCTGACAATATTTCATTTCCATCTTTTGTACTGAAGAATCTCTCCTTACTCAGACAGGTGTAGGTTTCCAGAGACAGAGGGGCTCTTAACATGAACTCCATCCatctatctgtccatccatccatgtgaTTAATGACCCAGATCTGTGAACAGAAGACAAGTGCTATCACCATCCCTTCATTCTACTTCAACCCCATTGTTTAATATCATTTCTCCTTTTGTGCTGTAGGAATGAAAAGTTCAGATCTGACAAAAATACAGGAGAGAGAATTGTTCTATAGCAGGAGTAGGCAGGCAACTGCAGAGAATCCAAGGCTTCCTTTCAAGGGGAAAAGCCTGAGACAGAGAAACAGGAGGAGTGTGAGTGTCCCCTTTTTAGACTGCTCTTTCCTGGgctttttttcctgcagaggaaGCCCAGGATGGAGCAGCCTGCAGGGCTCCATgcaagccctcctcctcctccattgcaaTAATTctggagcagccaggaagggggaggaaggtcCACCtgggtgtcacccttcttcttggtgtcacttggtgtgatcTCAACCCCCCGcctgcaccctcctagtgatgccactgagtgtGGCCATTCCCTGTGCCTCCCTGATGTCACACACTATTGTATTTCAACATGCTGCAAGTAACATGACATCACTTCTGGCTGTGATTTTGGCTGATGTTTGGCCTTTGGGGGGATTAGGGGGCACTGGGAGAGTGAGGGGAGTAAACTGCCACATTTTTGGCTGAGTCTGGTtgcttttgatttgtttttaagtgAAAAATAATGCTACAATTAGTGCAAAAAGTGGGATGTCTAGGGCCTTGGGGAGATTCAGGACTGCACTTTGGGATCCCAATGGTCCCATCTGGCACACTATGGCTCACTTCTGCTTTGTAATGAAAGATGTCATTAGAATCATTTGGAAGACTGAAATACCTGGTGTTTTAATCATCCTTCACTGGAGCAGAATCATATATGAGCTTCAGGGGAGAATGAAGAGACAGTAATAGCCATTTCAAGTACTTGAATAGCCACtagtgtttgtttgttcaaatccatgcttggccatggaaatcctctggatgaccttggtcaagtcagacactctcagccttcagaaaactccatgataggttcaccttaggatccccataaattggaaatgacttgaaggcaaacaacaacaagcagctttcaaaacacttttcaagggcagccccaccgtagagtgcattacaatcaTCTAACTGAGAGATAACTAAGGAATGAactactgtggccagatctgccttccccaagaaagggtgCAGTTGGTGCACCAGACAAAGTTTGGCAAagacactcctggccactgcatcCACTTGGCTTTCCAGGACCAACACTGGGTCCAAAAGCATACCTGATCTTTAAGAGGGAGAGAAATCCTTTCCAGAACAGGCTGCAATCCCAGGCTGGTTTTCCTACTGACTAGCACAACATCCATCTTTTTTAGATTAAGTCTATTTACCTGCAACCAGTCATTTGCTGCATCCAAACAATGATTCCTAAAAACAGTCTAAACTACCACAGCCTCCTTGGCATCAGTTGTAGAGGAGAGAAAGAGCTAGGTATCAtgagcatactgatgacacccataTTGGACGACAGAACAAGGGAGGAGGCACAATGGTATTGTCAGCTGCAACaggtataatttttaaataaaaatactttcaaaaaaTTAGCCTGCCCAATAGTTGCAGCTACTGTGACTAACAGTGGATGAAGAAATGATGAACAGTTCTCCCACTCTTCCTGGCAGAAAGGCAATGAATCATGCACATTGGATCTGCTATATAGGACTGGTAGGCTGCTGGGTGTTTAAGAAAACTGGAGTGACAAAGTATATATGTATACTTATGCTAGCTATTCCTCTATAGCAGAGCTCTTTATTAACTAAAGTTGTGCCCCTTACAGCCCTCTTTGTAGGGATAGGCAAATATGGATGACTTATTGTCCCAGCTGTTTCAAGACTTGATGAAATGCTCTATAATTTTATTCCTTTGaactaaaatgtgtgtgtgtgtttgtaagacATGGATCTGAGTAACACAAGTTTTGATCCTTTCACTGTTCAAAATATGGTTTATAAAATAGATTTCTTTCTTAATCTTAGAAGGGTGCAGTCAAAAAGATTCTGGACTTTATTGCACTACTtccgatttggaaaaaaaatggccactgaagttattaacacatcctctcagcctcagaggaaggcaaaggcaaatcctttctgaataaattctgccaagaagcCCTTGCTGTAGATTCACCTTAagattgccgtaagtcagaaaatATTTCAAGGCAAAGAAAAGTAACAACTATCCAAGTAAAATTGATGCAAGCTAAATGAGAACTGGAGTGAAGTAAGAGAAGGACCTGCAATAAAGAAAAAGattggagggaagaaaagaaatatcaCTTGTGGTGCAGGGTGTGAGCTAACGTGTTTTGAATTCAGGTGGAGCTGGACTTTTTTTCCACTTGTCAATAGACATATGATACAGAGTCTCTGTCACAGCTGTCAAAGCATGAAACCAGCCAAATGAAACTTAACATGAATATTACAAATATCACGGGgctatttagtttttaaaaggtatatttggttttttaatttatttttatgtgtaaatATGCCTGTTACTTTCAGCATTATGTTGAGTTTGGAGGCAGAAAGTGCAGTGGGAATAAGAGAGCACCTGAGACCAAAGGcgtgggacagactgccccaaaggggtggcctgctggcaccctaattccctccagagagaatacacagccaccaaactgcacggcttcactccagaggaaaaagaacccagaaaataATGGGTTCTTTATGCATCGCAGGTcggacgtcacgagtgcgccaatggcgcacccATGATGTAAGCGACACGTGATGCTGTGTGGGCAATGTGTggcgcttacgtcacaatggcggtgcctgtgtacacaggacgtcgccattgttatgctgctgcaccatactagggttagtACTAGGGTTgccacgtggtccctaaccctaaaataggcaccagcacagtgcatttgcgcagtctgtaccccaccaaagTTATCCAAAGGAGGGGTCTCCGCAAGAGCCAAAGCCTAGAGATTTGAATCAAATGCTTACAGCTGGTTTTGGGCAGGGCTCTCAAGAAGCAGCAAGGCTTCTTCCTATTGTTCAGCATGTCCATGTGTAGAAGTAGGTCTTCTCATGAGGACCACTCCTGACAAAGTGCCTGTAGCAGGAGACCTTTGGGAGTTCAGCTTGGTATGTCTCATTTCTAAGCATCAAGGTTCTGTTACTGGCTGTAGTTCTGATAAAGCTTGCCTAAACCCCTGCTTGTGATTTAACGTGGACTGAGTTTGAGTCTGCCAGTGGCATTtaccagtggcatcacaagggttcatgccacccctttgcagtaactcatggtgctacacccaggcaggcaggcaggcaagcccACAGCTCCAGTGAATGGGATCTGCTGGAGGGGGATCTAGTCTTGGATGCTTCCCTCTACCCATGGAGTAAAGACAAGGGCAGGAAGGGACCTGGACAGGGGGTCCCAAGAACTCCCACCCCTGGCCCTGCAGAATGGTGGagcagagaagagaaaaggatgCTACTGCTACCAATGTTGAAGCAGATCTGCCCTCTACTCCACAAGTAATGCATTACATAAGCAGTGATGTGTTTTAGGTTTCCAGCAGTATTTACTTGTGATAAAAATTAAGATAATAGGAGTCCATTCATTAGCTATCTTTTGAGTTAACATGGAGGGGTGGGTGGTCCagtttctttcctttgaaatgtatAGCCCCAACCATATTTTTTGTTCCatcaaacagtgatgcctttattggccaaccaaaatgcacaatatacatgttgcaagctttcaaagcttcactggcttcttcctcaggcaaggtgttacaaaccaaacagcaGAAAAAAGACTGAAGATGTTAAttctaggcctgcattttgctgtttttgttctcagttcagatggtgtgGAGGGGCttctcttgcaggctggcacctcctccttgtGGCCaggtggcaactgggagattttcaaagtacAGGGaattttaacatccatttgcaatgCAAAGAAGACACTTCCTTTGccatccaatatgtctccattcttgTGAAGCTACAGCTCCTTTGTAAGGtggaggacactgaatttctcaagaagccttcatgcttttgcatcaggaaattTTTAGatggtgttgaggtaaaacaatccagcccaaatttaagaagaagaaaaaatgttttacctttgtttgaGGTGAAAGCCTCAAAGTCCACTGGTTCTCTTTAGGGTTCCCTTGTTGCATCTATAATGCGGTATCTTAAAATCCAGAAAATATATAGAGGTaaccgtgttggccatatagaaaATTCAATATGAAACCCACCAAACAACGATACCTTTGTTGGCTGTGTGCATATACatgttgcaggctttcaaagcttcactggcttcttcttcgGGTAAGGTAAACTGACTGAAACTTTAGAGGCCTTTttcacctacctacctacctacctacctacctttatttatttatttacttacttatttttacttatttatttatgttgtctTTAGGAATAGCACATACTGTTGTATTATAGCAAAGGGAATAATCACTTAAATCCTTCCCTTTTTTCTTAAGAACTGCTCTCTACTGTTCAGGTCTGGTCTAAGCAAAAGAATGTAACATTTGGGAGAAAAAATGCAACCCAATATTCCTGTACTGGAGGATAAAATGCAAAAGATCTCCAAAGCTACTGTACATTTCCCTTTGATGCTTAAATAGGTTGGAACAAAAGGTACCCAAACACTGCAGAAGACCAACATGCTGAAAGTAATGAATTTAGCTTCATTGAAAGTGTCAGGCAACTTCCTAGCAAGGAAAGCCATGATGAAACTCACACTGGCCAGGAAGCCCATGTAACCAAAGACACAGTAAAACATAATGATGGAACCTTGATTACATTCTAATACAATTTCTTCAGCTATTGAGTGCATGTCCATATCTGGGAATGGGGGATATGTTCCTAGCCATACAATACATATTCCTGTTTGGAAAAGGGAGCAAGAAAGAACAATGAGGATAGGTAGCTCCTTCCCAACCCATTTCCTTATCCTGGATCCTGGTttgatggccatgaaagccaaaACTACTGTGATGGTTTTTGCCAAAATACAAGAAATAGCCACTGAGAAGATGATGCCAAAAGCAGTCTGTTGGAGGAGACATGTCACCTTCTCAGGCCGGCCAATGAACAACAATGCTGAAAGGAAGCAGAGCAGGATGGAGACGAGGAGCATGTAAGTGAGGTCCCTGTTGTTGGCTTTGACAATGGGGGTATCATGGTGCTTCATGAATACTGCTAGCATCAGAACTGTGATCAAAGAAAGCGTAAGAGCATAACTGGCTAAACCGATACCAAAAGGCTCTTCAAAAGTCAAGAAATTAACAATTTTGGGAATACACAAACTCTGATTCTTGCTTGGATAATCATTGACTGAGCATTTCTTACAGTCATCCatatctgaaaaagaaaataagtggtGTTACTCTGGAGTGTGAATATGTTTACCTCTTTAGACTTTTAACTCTCAGGATCTCCTAGCAGCAGGGGGGTTCACCTTCCATAACAGCTGGAAGGTTCTGAGAACTGATGAACAAGAAACATTACTTTTCCAAACTGTGTTTTATCTCAGAAAACATCTCAATGACATGTTGTAGTTATATTTCTCACATAGGCAaaaattcttgattttacttgcaGAATATGTTCAGCATTGATGGTGTGATTTGGGACCACCTGAAAGAGGTCAGAGGTTGTAGGTACAAGGTTTCTTTAGGCCAGGGATGAATTAAGAAATATGTCTAGTGTCCCATGATTGTTTAGAAATAACCTTCTGCATGAGCTGAAACAGTGTTTAAAGACTAGTCCAAGTAAAGTTCACTGGAAGAGTCCAGGGCAATATTTTCATAGAAGTCAATTATTGCTTATAGGAGTAGAGGAGAAACTTTCAGCTACCTTTTCAATGATTTTTCAATGTGACAGTTCTCACTGATGTTTAAGGAGCAATGTAATAATTCAGAATCTAATCCAGTAGTGGAAGCTAACTTCCATCTTTGAAAAGTGTGTCTAAATAGGGACACACCTTTCAAAGATGGAAGTTAGCTTACACTACTCGGTTAGGTACCAAAAATAATAAGGAGACAGGCTCCAAATGCTCTGAAGTAgtcaactgtttattcctttttgaaatagCCCAAAGCATTTCAGCCTATATGGCAAAAGGCTTTCTTTGAGGTCCCTTGgaagaaatcactggagttgagaacactctccaaaacacaggaTTATTGAATATAAAAAGGTATTTCAAAAGTGTATGCCTGTTTAGATACCACCAGATCTGCACAccatccaacacacacacacacacacacacacacacacacaccacatactgTGCAGCAATATCCTCTTAGGTGATATTTGCTCAAACTTTCCAATCCAATAAATATAGGTAACGGAAACTGACCACAATGTCTGCTCCTCTGAATTTCATCCATGATTTCTCACCCTCCTGATTTGAAATCTTCCCCTCTGGACATGGGATGCAATCATAACAGCAAAATGGCtctccttcttttattttcttgctaGATCCAGGATGACAGCTCTTGCTACATACAGAAACTGGATGAACCTAATCCAGAAATGAAAGAGAACAATCCTGAAAGTAATCATAATAGAATTCTCCACATTCTggatttttccacattttattaATTCCAATGAGGAGCATTTGAGATGCTCTAGGGCAGGGGTTCACAACCTGTTTGACATACGGAGCCCTTCTATGGCAGAGTCCCAAAGAGGCCTAGCCTATGTATTACAAATTAATgctgtttaggagtatatattcTTATTCCtgaattttattcaatttttatttctttcatttcccttGAATGGCCGCAGCGCCAAAGGGCTCCTCAgaccacaggttgggaaccactgctcttgaGTATTGTTACTTTATTGAAATTAACACTGTATACAGTTTATCTGCATGATATTTAATTTTTCAAGCCACCTGGAATCCTGATCTGGGGAGGAAGccaagatattaaataaataaataagcaagcaacagaTTATAACAATTTATCAGTTCCTTTATCTGCTTTTTCAGCTTTGTTTCATGGAAACTTTTCCACAGACAAATTTAATGAATACTATGTTATgtccttgttgtttttttattattaaaataagcaataaagaatttgaaatacatatttttggGTTGTTCATTTTACATCTGTATATCTGAAatagtctgttttgttttgttttattttattgaggtagagggttgtttttttcctttttgtaattgtaatttcATTAaccctcttattttattttattttattttatttttatccctccctttcttccaagttgggatccaaggtggcttccaataaaccacattttaaaaaacaattaaaatagtcagattaaaacagtaaaaaggtttaaaaattaCAACATACAGAATTaataacatacaaggttaaaaataatctaaaccaatcCCCCATCCCCCAATAAACTAGGCCTGTATGactttaaaaagcttgcttgaataaaaatggctTTGCTTGCCGGCAAAAAGCCAGCAGGGAGGGAGTTCAACagggtggaagcagccactgagaaggctctctctcatgtcctcaccaaatgagcctgggaTGCTAGTgggacctatatatatatatatatgatatatttcATATCTCCCCATAGAACCACCTAGAGTCCCAAGATCCTCAGGAAAGGGCTAGAACATTTCTCTCATTCACTGTAGATGATATTTGTAATATGAAATTACAGCTTCTCTTAAATACATTTCTTGTGTGTCATGGCTATGCTTTCACTTGTAGTGAGTGAACAAATCTAAGGCTTTGATCCATCATCCTGCCATCAAAAGCCACCAAATTTCCATAGTTATGGTGAAGTTAGCAGTAAGCACACACAGCAAACAATACTACTATGTTGTTTGCATAGCACATCAATGTAAGATGTGATCTTTAGCCAGTGCAATACCTTGCCATTTTTGGAGTTTGAATGAATCTGTAATGTTACTTGGAGACTTTCTTCATATATTGTGCTCCTTTCAATCATCTATCAGTTTATTATTGAAATTAATCACTGCCCAATAAAATTGGCTTAAAACAGCAAGAGAGCCAGTGCCCACTGAAAACTAGATATCTTTGCAAACTGTGTGTTTAATGCCTGCAACTATCCAGGTCTCCACTGCCCTATTGTCATATTGAGAAGTCAGTTCTCCAAATGCCCCCTCATTCTGAAATTTGAAGTGGAATTTTCCTAGTTTGCTGGAAGTGAGAATATACCTGGTTAAACAAGTGGGGCCATGTTATGGCATCCTCATTGATGGTGAATGCTTCACCTGGATCTATGTGGGGATCCACCTGTCCAACTTTCATACGATTAAAAGATTGGTTGGAAGAAGCGATCCAATTGACCACATCAAATCCAGCTATTAATTCCCCATGGTCAGTCAAGGAAACTTTGTCCCCAACACTGTTGTTAAATGAGACACTTTTCAGAAAATGGTGGAgctagaatgaaaagaaaaatgtaagaatCTCAAAAAGTGTATAGCTGGATCTTTTGAACTAAGGTTTAATGGCAGCAATATAATGCTGTTATATATGGTTATTGTGAGAATATTGAAGAAGAATGTGCTTTTATGAATCAAGGATAGCATGATGGGATGCTaagaagaaaattgcaaaattatGAACCATTCATTGAGAATGTTCACAAGACACAAAGAAGAAAGTAGAGGCTATTTGGAGCATAGGCTGTTATTTCAAGTACACATGATATGAGGATGAAGGAAATAGTATAACAGGCACAGAAGAAACGTAGTCGTTCCACAGACTAGCCTGCTTGGATGtccaaaatacaatttttatccAATAAAGATATGTAGACCTTTACCTCCTGCCACAATTGTTGGTTCTGAAGCTTTAGTCTTTCTCTCTTCACGATTTCTCTCTGTTTGAGTGCAGATGAGAACAAGGAGTTTAAAGCATGAGCCACAGCATAGACAGCATTGTAGATGCTGTAGCTATGACCAGTCATACTCATTTCAAATAATGATGTTGGGAGACTTTCCAGCTTTTCATCGCCGGTGCATATATCCCCATTCTCCAACTTGTCCAGAATTGTATTTGGGATTACACAGTCAAAGGCCTGCTGCCAGAAGTCCTTGATGAAACCATCTCTTTTTGTG from Sceloporus undulatus isolate JIND9_A2432 ecotype Alabama chromosome 6, SceUnd_v1.1, whole genome shotgun sequence carries:
- the LOC121933030 gene encoding vomeronasal type-2 receptor 26-like, with the translated sequence MVPQETLQHKSILSLLLYFKWTWIGVLIMNDENGERLVQTVFPEFSQSGICFAFIGRIPRYSFDDTFNDMVEEGAKIYDQVMGSKSNVIVLYGDSDFMVFLKWISYIVVVHDVINKPKAKVYIMTAQVELVSFLYQKNWDGEQILHGALAFTIHSNNPPEFKAFAESRNPYSTKRDGFIKDFWQQAFDCVIPNTILDKLENGDICTGDEKLESLPTSLFEMSMTGHSYSIYNAVYAVAHALNSLFSSALKQREIVKRERLKLQNQQLWQELHHFLKSVSFNNSVGDKVSLTDHGELIAGFDVVNWIASSNQSFNRMKVGQVDPHIDPGEAFTINEDAITWPHLFNQVHPVSVCSKSCHPGSSKKIKEGEPFCCYDCIPCPEGKISNQEDMDDCKKCSVNDYPSKNQSLCIPKIVNFLTFEEPFGIGLASYALTLSLITVLMLAVFMKHHDTPIVKANNRDLTYMLLVSILLCFLSALLFIGRPEKVTCLLQQTAFGIIFSVAISCILAKTITVVLAFMAIKPGSRIRKWVGKELPILIVLSCSLFQTGICIVWLGTYPPFPDMDMHSIAEEIVLECNQGSIIMFYCVFGYMGFLASVSFIMAFLARKLPDTFNEAKFITFSMLVFCSVWVPFVPTYLSIKGKCTVALEIFCILSSSTGILGCIFSPKCYILLLRPDLNSREQFLRKKGRI